Proteins found in one Ptychodera flava strain L36383 chromosome 3, AS_Pfla_20210202, whole genome shotgun sequence genomic segment:
- the LOC139125132 gene encoding polycystin-1-like protein 3, which translates to MFEIMAYKPFHAIQIMLASSHPVFENTTTYVLPELPRNASTLNDFQSSSEVILNGSYASVFLPEEEITKAGSFYVAFDLINSHGVEFRVSTTQHTCSYSDDNTYNWQNGGCKVSSKSNVNSTLCLCNHLTTFTAA; encoded by the exons atgtttgaGATTATG GCTTACAAGCCCTTCCACGCCATTCAAATAATGCTGGCCTCGTCTCACCCTGTCTTTGAGAACACCACGACATATGTGCTACCTGAATTACCAAGGAACGCCAGTACTCTGAATGATTTCCAATCGTCGAGTGAAGTCATCTTAAACGGAAGCTATGCTAGTGTATTTCTGCCGGAAGAAGAGATCACCAAGGCCGGAAGTTTCTATGTGGCTTTTGACCTTATCAACA GTCATGGAGTTGAGTTCAGAGTATCAACCACCCAGCACACATGCAGTTACTCTGATGACAACACCTACAACTGGCAAAATGGTGGATGCAAG GTATCTTCGAAGTCCAACGTCAATTCAACATTGTGTTTGTGCAATCACCTAACCACGTTTACCGCCGCGTAA